One segment of Stegostoma tigrinum isolate sSteTig4 chromosome 24, sSteTig4.hap1, whole genome shotgun sequence DNA contains the following:
- the LOC132210930 gene encoding DNA-binding protein inhibitor ID-3-B-like, producing the protein MKAISPIRSVRSCYEAVCCLSDQSLAISRSKNPLEESISLMYDMNDCYCKLKELVPSIPPNKKVSKMEILQHVIDYIFDLQIALEGQQQDPGNNPASSGSLLTLQRSELSTEGDSLGFCH; encoded by the exons atgaaagccaTCAGCCCCATTCGATCTGTCAGAAGCTGTTATGAGGCGGTGTGTTGCTTGTCTGATCAGAGTTTAGCAATCTCACGGAGCAAAAACCCCTTGGAGGAGTCCATCAGCTTGATGTATGACATGAACGACTGCTACTGTAAACTGAAGGAGCTGGTCCCCAGCATTCCCCCGAACAAGAAAGTTAGCAAAATGGAAATCCTCCAGCACGTTATCGATTATATTTTTGACTTACAGATTGCGCTAGAAGGTCAGCAACAAGATCCCGGCAATAACCCTGCATCAAGCGGCTCTCTGTTGACACTGCAG CGATCGGAACTGTCCACTGAAGGAGATAGTTTGGGCTTCTGTCATTGA